From Lolium perenne isolate Kyuss_39 chromosome 5, Kyuss_2.0, whole genome shotgun sequence, a single genomic window includes:
- the LOC127299039 gene encoding uncharacterized protein, producing MSTILKPMLLFTCATAPPQKATTSTTRSIMILQFSRLIRVDEPVQLPSFNSSVHCGQDVFRLGRDQSMDLRITHGRVEYWNPASIERYHYMYFLHEHDDYLCDGDGGAVIDLDGKVVGLINNHLSASFVPSSILDNCIDLWRKFGCIPRLHLGMKFDSIRLLDPINVERMWRMHNIEEGLIVEKVSKESHAEKLGIFFGDIIECFNGEHIYTTIELENMLLGRCKDHFDQGKKLNAKIDVSIQVFHTDERVRRTINLNVEVSDHGEVIRESKHHSVVDFVVNLKLSHFPLL from the exons ATGAGTACGATATTAAAGCCAAT GTTACTGTTCACTTGCGCGACGGCACCACCGCAGAAGGCCACTACCTCTACCACCAGGAGCATTATGATCTTGCAATTTTCAAGGTTAATTAGAGTAGATGAGCCGGTCCAGCTCCCCTCTTTTAATAGCAGCGTGCATTGTGGTCAAGACGTTTTCCGACTTGGAAGAGATCAAAGTATGGATTTGAGGATAACACATGGTAGAGTGGAATATTGGAATCCAGCAAGTATTGAAAGATATCACTACATGTACTTTCTCCATGAACATGATGACTATCTG TGTGATGGCGATGGAGGGGCCGTCATTGATTTGGATGGGAAGGTTGTGGGATTGATTAACAATCACCTTAGCGCTTCTTTTGTACCATCTTCTATTTTGGACAACTGCATTGATTTGTGGAGGAAGTTTGG GTGCATCCCTCGGCTCCATCTTGGAATGAAGTTTGATTCCATCAGGCTTCTAGACCCTATTAATGTTGAGAGGATGTGGCGCATGCATAACATTGAGGAAGGCCTTATTGTTGAAAAG GTGTCAAAAGAATCACATGCCGAGAAACTTGGAATCTTCTTTGGTGATATTATTGAATGTTTTAATGGAGAACACATTTATACTACCATTGAG TTGGAAAACATGTTGCTGGGCAGATGCAAGGACCATTTTGATCAAGGAAAGAAATTGAATGCCAAAATAGATGTTTCA ATTCAAGTATTCCACACGGATGAACGTGTTAGAAGAACTATAAATTTGAATGTAGAAGTATCAGATCATGGAGAGGTCATTAGAGAAAGTAAACATCATAGTGTAGTAGATTTTGTTGTGAATCTTAAGTTATCACATTTCCCTCTGCTGTAG